One window of Nicotiana tomentosiformis chromosome 11, ASM39032v3, whole genome shotgun sequence genomic DNA carries:
- the LOC138901469 gene encoding uncharacterized protein: MYNAPANGLAEILNKRLGNLLKNIVVKNKRDCHEKIGEALWAYQTTFRTAPFYNKLIRSLCAKFCFKQHQSSMYNAPANGLAETLNKTLSNLLKKVVAKKKRDFHEKIGEALWAYQTTFRTAPFYNKLVRSLCAKFCFKQHKSSMYNAPTNGLAETLNKTLSNLLKKVVATNKRDCHEKIGDALWAYQTTFRTTTQATPYLLVYVVEAVLLLEQQILSLRIAIQGLMSEENAQLCLVDLEAFDEKRLQAQQKLEFYQAQLARPFNKKVHSSGRLSPSCSNTHIP, from the coding sequence ATGTATAATGCACCTGCCAATGGCCTTGCTGAAATTTTGAACAAGAGGCTTGGTAACCTTTTGAAGAACATTGTTGTAAAGAACAAGAGAGACTGTCATGAGAAAATTGGTGAAGCTTTGTGGGCATACCAGACAACCTTTAGAACTGCACCATTTTACAACAAGCTCATAAGGAGTTTATGCGCGAAATTTTGTTTCAAGCAACATCAGTCTTCAATGTATAATGCACCCGCCAATGGCCTTGCTGAAACTTTGAACAAGACGCTTAGTAaccttttgaagaaagttgttgcaaagaaaaagagagatttTCATGAGAAAATTGGTGAAGCTTTGTGGGCATACCAGACAACCTTTAGAACTGCACCATTTTACAACAAGCTCGTGAGGAGTTTATGCGCGAAATTTTGTTTCAAGCAACATAAGTCTTCAATGTATAATGCACCTACCAATGGCCTTGCTGAAACTTTGAACAAGACGCTTAGTAaccttttgaagaaagttgttgcaACGAACAAGAGAGATTGTCATGAGAAAATTGGTGACGCTTTATGGGCATACCAGACAACCTTTAGAACTACTACACAAGCAACTCCTTACTTGTTGGTGTATGTAGTAGAAGCAGTCCTTCTGTTGGAGCAACAAATTCTATCATTGCGGATCGCAATCCAAGGACTCATGTCCGAAGAGAATGCTCAACTTTGCCTAGTAGATTTAGAGGCATTTGATGAGAAAAGATTGCAAGCGCAACAAAAATTGGAGTTCTATCAAGCTCAACTAGCTAGACCCTTCAACAAGAAAGTTCATTCTAGTGGGAGACTCAGTCCTAGCTGTTCGAACACCCATATTCCTTAG